Below is a window of Scyliorhinus torazame isolate Kashiwa2021f chromosome 24, sScyTor2.1, whole genome shotgun sequence DNA.
gtatagccggcacccgggacagtccctggagagcgacgtgttattaccagcagagagaatgtgctgcggccggcagagggaggcccagagtcagagcaatgtgtcaatgaggggaatctgactggccagagtttgtggatgggaggggggggcagatgCTGCAATTGGTTACCTGAACCAACCAAACAGATGCAAATAAACGTCACAGCATTCTAAATTCACCAATGGTGACTTGGTCTCTCACCCATCATTCATTAACATCGGTAAGTGAGTTTCaatcaaagaaaagcacagcacaggaacaggcccttcggccctccaagcccgtgccgaccatgatgcccgtctaatctaaaatctacactttctgggtccgtatccctctattctcttcctattcatgtatttgtccatatgcctcttaaatgtcattcgcatccctacttccaccacctcctccgggagcgcgttccaggcacccactgccctctgtgtaaaaaaacttgcctcgtacatctcctctaaaccttgcccattgcaccttaaaccgatgccccctcataattgtcccctctaccctggggaaaagcctctgagtatccattctgtccatgcccctcataattttgtagacctctcaggtcgcccccaacctctgtcgttccagtgagaacaaaccgagtttactcaaccgctcctcatagctaatgcgagTTATTCTGGAAAAGAGCAGGTGTGTGGCAgttctcagttattgtgtgtctgcaGTTTGCTCTGACCATGGTTGAAGACAAGAAAGCTCCAGCTCCCAAGAAGGGCGCTAAGAAAACCCAGAAGAAGGGCAACAAGAAGAGGAGACGagccaggaaggagagttactccatctacatctacaaagtgatgaagcaggttcaccccgacaccggcatctccaccaaggccatgagcatcatgaacttcttcgtcaacgatattttcgagcgcatcgcgggtgaggcttcccacctggcccattacaacaagcgcagcaccatcagctcccgggaggtcCAGACCGccatgcgcctgctgctgcccggggaactagccaagcacgccgtgttggaagggacaaaggcggtgaccaagtacaccagctccaagtaaaactgttctcaaactcatcaaaacccaacggctcttttaagagccacccacaatttctGGAAAGCAGCCAAACCATCGTTTTTAAATTCTTCTTAGATTATGAATAGCCAAATCGGTTCAAATAGTGTTTCACTGGAACATAACATCCTGGGTGATGTCCAGTTATCGCCCGGTCGATCTTCGTGCCTTGAAAATAAGTCTCCTCATTTAGTGACTGCTCGGTGTCCCTGTGTCTTTGGTTTCTGACTTGGTCATATTCGGTCCCTGTCGCTAGATTTGGAGAGACAATAGAACTTCAAAacctccctttcaatttgtgttcaggtttccaaaaacctccctttctctttcaggcttcctcaataatcgatcagtttattgagagcacaccagtggtgtgggaaaactccatttcaatactgacacgagctccaaattgctcactccacttttaacactgaagTAGTCTACAATATGGAATATTTTTAATAAGGTTTGTAGTTGGCTGTAAATTAGACATTCTGTCTGCggctgagagcgttttaaacagcagccagattAAACTCGATTGGAATCCAGATTGTAAAAATCTGTGGAGACAGTTTCGGATTAAATGCCCCTTTTATAAATCCGAAACTTTTCCACAGATTctcccagacatgctgagtttatccagcatttctcttcaattcacatttgcagcatccgcattattttgctttaattcattttgggtttgttctgttagagagaaaacccgaaatcagaaactgacagataAAGGGAAACTGTAGATTACGGACAGAGAATCCAACAATCTTATACTCAGTGATTTAGTCACGTGTTTACGGTCCCAATTCAATTTTCTGTTttatcttttcgcgctcttttaagctttgaaataaatattcggttggaatctgaacatttggcgcccaaactttccgccctcagcaccgtggagtctcctgattggtgcttcaaacagacatctgattggtcagtttgtgGCAGGCGAcacaatgttgttcagataaccaatcagcaatgtgtgcaccgccattcCTCCTGAAGCGAAGTGAATGtgggggtgctgcctaatatccaggccgtgctgctgcccaagaaaagcagcgctggcgccggcaagaagtgaagcgaccattctttaatctcataacccaaaggctcttttcagagccactcactttatcgGAAAAAGAGCGAATTGTTTTGTGTCACTCAGTTTCTGTTCTGCTACTTAATGTGCAAATTTTTCTGCAATAACTATCTGTGTTAATGTATGTGACTCGTTTCTTACTCGGAGCCATGAGACGAGAAACTCCATTGGAATGAAGCGTTAATTGTAACTTGGAGGCATTGGAATCAGTAACAGGAGGTCGCAGCTTTTATTTGTCGATTGAGCGGCTCTGAACCAGCGCTGGGACCGGGAAGAATCcaataacccaaaggctctttcAGAGCCACCCACTCCCTCCGGACAAGGGTGACCTGTGTCCATTCGCTTAATTCTGTCACTAAAGCTTCCGAATGCAGAGATACTGCCAATGATCATATTCTAAATCTCCGCATCTCAACTGAGGGAATTGGGTGTTGAAGCTCTTTTCCTGACAGacttggtggctcttaaaagagcctttgttgttgttggtgctgaatccgggctttaggcgcgttccccgcggatgcggcgggccagctggatgtctttgggcatgatggtgactcgcttggcgtggatggcgcacaggttggtgtcctcaaagagccccaccaggtaagcctcgctggcctcctgcagggccatgacggcggagctctggaagcgcaggtctgtcttgaagtcctgagcgatctctcgcaccaggcgctggaagggcagtttgcggatcagcagctcggtggatttctggtagcggcggatctccctcagagccacagtgccgggtctgtagcgatggggcttcttcactccgcccgtggctggagcgctcttgcgggccgctttggtagccagctgtttgcgaggagctttgcctccggtcgatttgcgcgctgtctgcttggtcctggccatgatgtgaaactgggggaaacgcacacgctgagaatgctggcgccgctctctcgctgcctatttaagacattatagtgaccgcccacttctcctcattggatgcagcccgatcccgtggacaagtttgaaaagagcgatgagcggcaaggatatcagcgccctgattggtggacctgcaactgacaccccatcaatttcaaaaagcccgccaatttcacagggaccATGAACGGATATTTGAGAAAACTGAAAAACTCAATCTCAAGCTGTAAATATCAAAAACTTCTCAATGATTCCTGGTCCCATTTTTGTCTCAGATTCGACCCACTGCCTGAGCACCCGGATtaaattcagattcactccctgATTGTTCTATAACAGACTGGGATAAAGCTCCTATTGAGGGGCGGAATTCTGTCTCATTTTTATCTGATCAGCGATATCGGTTCTTTCAATGCAAAGAGCGATAGGTATTAAAGGGGAAATTGGCTGATTCGTTCAGCgactgttctgggggagatggatggaggaggcggtgtttacagATCAGTTATGTAAACCAAGCTTCTGATCAAATTCTGACGCTGAACATTCATGTCCGAAAGTAGATTAATAAAATCCAGCAGGTACAATTTCACAGGGACAAGTAACGGATATTTGAGAAAATCAATCCCAAATTGGAAACATCAAAAACTTCTCGATGATTCCTGGTCCCTTTTTTGTCACATTCGATGCATAAAATTGTGCAGGTATTCATTCCCGCTCTCGTTACAATGTCAGTGTTCACTATGTGCGGTTACAGGTTTGACTTTGGAGAAAGGTTTTGTTTCAGACTGTACAGCACATCAATGTCGCCTTATAATGTGAAAAGAGAAATCACTGATAGGAAAGGAGTTCCTGTTATAACTACAAACTTTAACAAAATCGTGGTATCTCATTTATGACGCGTAAAACCAAGTCCTTCTattcctttattatacagcccgccccgacctgactgagtcagggagagaggcggggagcggactgagtgacagacagagcagtgaaatgtctttgatcatccagctcctcctcctgcctgctccaacccacattttatattccaaacagaagtgaaaagagggcgctgaacaacacgtacaaactgtaacatcagacagcagctagttagaaacgcggatctattaaatccagacttgtcagtaatattcccgcctcagttcactcctttctagaaccagcccaactatctgctcccatttcaaccccagctccgattccatccccacacaactccTCAACCAGACGGGTTGGGAATTTTACTAACACCCCTTCCAGCTGATATAAAGTGTTAAGTTGTGAGGCGGGATTTCTCCGCCATGTTAActcttttacagactctcccctgaatctgtgaataatgaaacgaacacaaactgtgactgttcccccggacacatccccggttaggaagaggcagcaaca
It encodes the following:
- the LOC140400108 gene encoding histone H2B 7-like → MVEDKKAPAPKKGAKKTQKKGNKKRRRARKESYSIYIYKVMKQVHPDTGISTKAMSIMNFFVNDIFERIAGEASHLAHYNKRSTISSREVQTAMRLLLPGELAKHAVLEGTKAVTKYTSSK